One window of Etheostoma spectabile isolate EspeVRDwgs_2016 chromosome 6, UIUC_Espe_1.0, whole genome shotgun sequence genomic DNA carries:
- the LOC116690509 gene encoding low choriolytic enzyme, protein MKLGGFLTHICWKTSVSPSTFLVCCCCPTTMXXXXAVFGVLFFSVHSFTIQASFEKREENSVNTTEDDDFSVSTLLEKANVNLGKNLDDPLVLFGDIAVPTGLQNADPCTARGCLWQKASDGNVYVPYRISNQYSAREREIIVQGLQSFARSTCIRFTPLANGQRDFVDIQSRGGCYSFVGRRGNGQVVSLSRQGCVFLSIVQHELLHALGFNHEQTRSDRDQHVRILLENVIRGMEHNFRKIDTRNLGTPYDYGSVMHYGRFAFSSNRQPTIVPIPDPNVDIGRANQMSPTDIVRVNRLYGCNSTASRRDLKPVQRNVFL, encoded by the exons ATGAAGTTAGGTGGGTTTCTCACCCATATATGTTGGAAAACTTCTGTTTCCCCAAGTACTTTCTtggtctgctgctgctgtcctaCAACCATGANNNNNNNNNNGGCTGTGTTCGGtgtcctcttcttctctgtccaCAGTTTTACTATACAG gctTCCTTTGAAAAACGTGAGGAGAACTCTG TTAACACCACTGAAGATGACGATTTCAGTGTGTCCACGCTGTTGGAGAAGGCCAACGTTAATCTTG GAAAGAACTTGGATGACCCCCTGGTGTTATTCGGAGACATAGCAGTGCCAACAGGTCTACAGAACGCTGATCCCTGCACAGCACGTGGCTGCCTGTGGCAGAAAGCCTCCGATGGCAACGTCTACGTACCCTACCGCATCTCCAACCAGTACT ccgcgcgagagagagaaatcatCGTCCAAGGCCTGCAGTCGTTTGCTCGGTCCACTTGCATCCGCTTCACCCCCTTGGCTAACGGACAGAGGGACTTTGTGGACATCCAGTCTCGTGGAGG GTGTTACTCATTTGTTGGGCGTCGTGGTAATGGCCAGGTAGTGTCTTTGAGTCGCCAGGGCTGTGTTTTCCTGAGCATCGTCCAACACGAGCTGCTCCACGCCCTGGGCTTCAACCATGAACAGACCCGGTCCGACAGGGACCAGCATGTTCGCATCCTGCTGGAGAACGTCATTCGTG GAATGGAGCACAATTTCAGGAAGATCGACACAAGGAACCTTGGCACTCCCTACGACTACGGCTCTGTCATGCACTACGGAAG GTTTGCCTTCTCTAGTAACAGGCAGCCAACCATCGTTCCCATCCCTGACCCAAATGTGGACATTGGCAGAGCCAACCAGATGAGTCCCACTGACATCGTTCGTGTGAACCGTCTGTATGGCTGCA ATTCAACTGCTTCCAGACGGGACCTGAAACCTGTGCAAAGAAACGTCTTCCTCTAG
- the mtch2 gene encoding mitochondrial carrier homolog 2 → MADACGQILLGSGLTVLSHPLMYIKVLIQVGYEPIPPTLGRNLFGRQVYQLPGLFAYAKHIIKIDGKAGLFNGLVPRLCAGSIGTIVHSRVLQKCQEQGTPQVMGGQQKAVEGSLQHVVNETTKEMIARSCATLVTHPFHVITLRCMVQFIGRETKHSGVFDSIVTIYREEGILGFFAGLIPRLLGDVLSLWICNLLAHLINTYAIDDSMSHTGEIKNCSQAVTGFFASMLTYPFVLVSNLMAVNNCGLAGGLPPHASVYPTWVDCWRHLSREGNMSRGNSLFFRKLPPGKMYVPEQKRFF, encoded by the exons ATGGCGGACGCGTGTGGCCAAATATTGCTGGGATCGGGGCTCACCGTCCTCTCCCACCCTCTGATGTACATTAAAGTCCTGATCCAG gTAGGATATGAGCCGATCCCTCCCACCCTGGGCAGGAACCTGTTTGGCAGACAAGTTTACCAGCTGCCTGGACTCTTTGCTTATG CAAAACACATCATCAAGATCGATGGGAAAGCGGGTCTCTTCAATGGGCTTGTTCCCAGGCTCTGTGCCGGCTCCATCGGCACCATAGTGCACAGCAGAGTTCTGCAG AAATGTCAGGAACAAGGCACACCTCAG GTAATGGGAGGTCAGCAGAAGGCTGTGGAGGGCTCCCTACAGCACGTTGTTAACGAG ACGACCAAAGAGATGATAGCTCGCTCCTGTGCCACCCTCGTCACGCATCCCTTTCACG TGATTACTTTGCGATGTATGGTCCAGTTTATTGGGAGAGAAACGAAACACAG CGGGGTGTTTGACTCCATCGTCACAATCTACAGAGAAGAGGGCATCCTGGGCTTCTTTGC tgGTTTGATTCCTCGTCTGCTCGGTGACGTCCTGTCTCTGTGGATTTGTAACCTGCTGGCTCACCTCATCAATACATACGCCATTGATGACTCG ATGAGTCACACAGGAGAAATCAAGAACTGCTCTCAGGCTGTGACCGGG TTCTTCGCCAGTATGCTAACATACCCTTTTGTGTTGGTGTCGAACCTCATGGCTGTCAATAACTGCGG GCTTGCTGGAGGCCTGCCCCCCCATGCATCAGTATATCCCACCTGGGTGGACTGCTGGAGGCATCTAAGCAGAGAG GGCAACATGAGCAGAGGCAACAGTTTATTTTTCCGGAAGCTTCCGCCAGGCAAGATGTACGTACCTGAACAgaagagatttttttaa